A window from Salvia miltiorrhiza cultivar Shanhuang (shh) chromosome 2, IMPLAD_Smil_shh, whole genome shotgun sequence encodes these proteins:
- the LOC131010441 gene encoding zinc finger protein GAI-ASSOCIATED FACTOR 1-like isoform X2: protein MQENNMVESEILSTESNILNQTKLDEQPVKKKRNLPGMPDPDADVIALSPKTLLATNRFVCEICNKGFQREQNLQLHRRGHNLPWKLRQRSGKELRKRVYVCPEASCVHHNPSRALGDLTGIKKHFCRKHLDKKYKCHRCPKKYALQSDCKAHIKACGTREYSCRCGTLFSRRDSFVTHRAFCDALSRENARSQPPPMVAPLPASSPPPPPLSPSATVLSIQSSATLELAENSNAELQPPPPPAPTAAATTSNNTRSSSGGFLGSMLSSSSTYPSLLCSIAGPHQRSVSLSLFEKQQLHYVPRQPAALSATALLQKAAQMGATSSFLRGLGLALPSSSSIMKLDNTSLGLPSSSSLNELMMSSSTLFRSKPATLDLLGLGVPAAEASSSGGFSAFRDDSERKYNQSRFCKHD, encoded by the exons ATGCAAGAAAACAATATGGTAGAATCCGAGATTTTGTCAACTGAATCCAATATTCTGAATCAAACAAAATTGGATGAGCAGCCAGTAAAGAAAAAACGCAATCTTCCGGGAATGCCTG ATCCGGATGCGGATGTGATAGCTCTATCGCCGAAAACGTTGCTGGCGACCAACAGATTCGTGTGCGAGATCTGCAACAAAGGGTTTCAAAGGGAGCAGAATCTGCAGCTCCACCGGCGCGGCCACAACCTGCCGTGGAAGCTCCGGCAGCGGAGCGGGAAGGAGCTGCGGAAGCGCGTGTACGTGTGCCCGGAGGCCAGCTGCGTCCACCACAACCCATCGAGGGCGCTGGGCGATCTCACCGGAATCAAGAAGCATTTCTGCCGGAAACACTTGGACAAGAAGTATAAATGCCACCGCTGCCCCAAGAAATATGCGCTTCAGTCCGACTGCAAAGCACACATCAAGGCTTGCGGCACTCGTGAGTATTCTTGTCGTTGTGGAACTTTGTTTTCTCg GAGGGACAGCTTTGTTACGCATAGGGCGTTTTGCGATGCATTATCGAGGGAGAATGCGCGGTCGCAGCCGCCACCCATGGTTGCTCCACTGCCAGCTTCGagtcctccaccaccgccgcttAGTCCGTCTGCGACGGTCTTGTCGATTCAAAGTTCGG CAACACTAGAACTCGCAGAAAACTCAAACGCCGAGCTCCAACCACCGCCACCTCCGGCGCCGACCGCAGCTGCTACCACTAGTAATAACACCCGAAGCAGCAGCGGAGGCTTTTTGGGTAGTATGCTGAGTTCATCATCGACATACCCGAGCCTGCTATGCAGCATAGCCGGGCCCCATCAGCGCTCCGTGTCGCTGTCGCTGTTCGAAAAGCAGCAACTACACTACGTCCCAAGGCAGCCAGCGGCGCTATCCGCAACCGCTCTGCTCCAGAAGGCCGCCCAAATGGGAGCAACATCCTCCTTCCTCCGTGGCCTGGGCTTGGCGCTGCCGTCTTCCTCGTCTATCATGAAGCTCGACAACACCTCGCTCGGGCTCCCATCATCGTCGAGTTTGAACGAATTGATGATGAGCTCTTCCACGCTGTTTCGTAGCAAGCCCGCGACTCTGGATTTGCTGGGGCTGGGAGTGCCAGCTGCTGAGGCTTCGTCGTCGGGCGGTTTTTCGGCCTTTCGGGATGATTCGGAGAGGAAATATAACCAAAGCAGATTCTGCAAGCATGATTGA
- the LOC131010441 gene encoding zinc finger protein GAI-ASSOCIATED FACTOR 1-like isoform X1 has protein sequence MQENNMVESEILSTESNILNQTKLDEQPVKKKRNLPGMPDPDADVIALSPKTLLATNRFVCEICNKGFQREQNLQLHRRGHNLPWKLRQRSGKELRKRVYVCPEASCVHHNPSRALGDLTGIKKHFCRKHLDKKYKCHRCPKKYALQSDCKAHIKACGTREYSCRCGTLFSRRDSFVTHRAFCDALSRENARSQPPPMVAPLPASSPPPPPLSPSATVLSIQSSELAENSNAELQPPPPPAPTAAATTSNNTRSSSGGFLGSMLSSSSTYPSLLCSIAGPHQRSVSLSLFEKQQLHYVPRQPAALSATALLQKAAQMGATSSFLRGLGLALPSSSSIMKLDNTSLGLPSSSSLNELMMSSSTLFRSKPATLDLLGLGVPAAEASSSGGFSAFRDDSERKYNQSRFCKHD, from the exons ATGCAAGAAAACAATATGGTAGAATCCGAGATTTTGTCAACTGAATCCAATATTCTGAATCAAACAAAATTGGATGAGCAGCCAGTAAAGAAAAAACGCAATCTTCCGGGAATGCCTG ATCCGGATGCGGATGTGATAGCTCTATCGCCGAAAACGTTGCTGGCGACCAACAGATTCGTGTGCGAGATCTGCAACAAAGGGTTTCAAAGGGAGCAGAATCTGCAGCTCCACCGGCGCGGCCACAACCTGCCGTGGAAGCTCCGGCAGCGGAGCGGGAAGGAGCTGCGGAAGCGCGTGTACGTGTGCCCGGAGGCCAGCTGCGTCCACCACAACCCATCGAGGGCGCTGGGCGATCTCACCGGAATCAAGAAGCATTTCTGCCGGAAACACTTGGACAAGAAGTATAAATGCCACCGCTGCCCCAAGAAATATGCGCTTCAGTCCGACTGCAAAGCACACATCAAGGCTTGCGGCACTCGTGAGTATTCTTGTCGTTGTGGAACTTTGTTTTCTCg GAGGGACAGCTTTGTTACGCATAGGGCGTTTTGCGATGCATTATCGAGGGAGAATGCGCGGTCGCAGCCGCCACCCATGGTTGCTCCACTGCCAGCTTCGagtcctccaccaccgccgcttAGTCCGTCTGCGACGGTCTTGTCGATTCAAAGTTCGG AACTCGCAGAAAACTCAAACGCCGAGCTCCAACCACCGCCACCTCCGGCGCCGACCGCAGCTGCTACCACTAGTAATAACACCCGAAGCAGCAGCGGAGGCTTTTTGGGTAGTATGCTGAGTTCATCATCGACATACCCGAGCCTGCTATGCAGCATAGCCGGGCCCCATCAGCGCTCCGTGTCGCTGTCGCTGTTCGAAAAGCAGCAACTACACTACGTCCCAAGGCAGCCAGCGGCGCTATCCGCAACCGCTCTGCTCCAGAAGGCCGCCCAAATGGGAGCAACATCCTCCTTCCTCCGTGGCCTGGGCTTGGCGCTGCCGTCTTCCTCGTCTATCATGAAGCTCGACAACACCTCGCTCGGGCTCCCATCATCGTCGAGTTTGAACGAATTGATGATGAGCTCTTCCACGCTGTTTCGTAGCAAGCCCGCGACTCTGGATTTGCTGGGGCTGGGAGTGCCAGCTGCTGAGGCTTCGTCGTCGGGCGGTTTTTCGGCCTTTCGGGATGATTCGGAGAGGAAATATAACCAAAGCAGATTCTGCAAGCATGATTGA